A part of Tessaracoccus timonensis genomic DNA contains:
- a CDS encoding ComEC/Rec2 family competence protein encodes MKLHDWRLLPIAVGVWVGAVVGTSELAWCMLTTVATGSVAGVVARRRYPWAALGCLALVIVAGLSGMMALQRAGSTLAALADQRAIVQAEIRIVSEPKPLPGKPPLPPSGTALVTVVNVEGRGVSTHQAMPAQLRGSGEQLDDLLALRVGATYVVQARLRATDRGDSEVAVLALRQVTSMRHPPGVIDRLAAGLRDGLRRSVASSPEDQRALVPSLVVGDTSRISRAMSDDFKATGLTHLLAVSGANLALMLGVILALLRGIGVRGWLVRAAAVAGVGMFVIVCGPEPSVQRAAVMGLVSLAATGVGTGRRSIRSMCVAVVVLMALDPWLSRAPGFWLSLAACLGIVLLGPVFVQSLARWAPRWLAEALAIPLAAQIMTQPIVTWLSDRVSLVGVLANVVAGPFVGPTTALGFAAACTCMLPPLSTLLGWAAGWSAQPIIWIAEAGARLPNATMAWLPGPVGLLMVTLACGALPVLAQPVLRRWWATMLVTALLCSSMVWKPAQPGWPGDWRVAFCDVGQGDATVLRASTSTAVLVDVGPEPAPVLDCLDRLGVQHVPVVVLTHFHADHVRAFPAIARRFQPSLVLTSPMQEPAFEAEQVRRTAGEAEVRTTRSGDTFAIGDVQWTTISAWQPRGGGGGVGLGESSEENDSSVVGVAHVQGLSVMLAGDAEPAGQREALRQARRHGLSLQAQVLKLPHHGSSRQEPEFFAATGAVVAVASAGADNSYGHPADSALRLAGQHGMVVARTDEEGSLALGLGERIHIRRAGK; translated from the coding sequence GTGAAACTGCACGACTGGCGCCTCCTGCCCATCGCAGTGGGCGTGTGGGTGGGTGCGGTGGTGGGCACGTCGGAGCTGGCGTGGTGCATGCTCACCACTGTGGCGACGGGGAGCGTCGCCGGCGTCGTGGCGCGCCGTCGGTACCCGTGGGCTGCACTGGGCTGTCTCGCGTTGGTGATCGTCGCCGGGCTCAGCGGAATGATGGCCCTGCAACGCGCCGGCTCGACGTTGGCAGCACTCGCCGACCAACGCGCCATCGTCCAAGCGGAAATCCGCATCGTCTCCGAACCGAAGCCGCTGCCGGGAAAGCCGCCGTTGCCCCCGTCGGGCACTGCCCTGGTCACCGTGGTGAACGTAGAAGGCCGAGGCGTGAGCACGCACCAAGCCATGCCAGCCCAACTGCGGGGAAGCGGGGAGCAGCTCGACGATCTGCTCGCCCTGCGCGTCGGTGCAACCTACGTTGTGCAAGCTCGGCTGCGCGCTACCGATCGCGGCGACAGCGAGGTGGCAGTGCTGGCGTTACGGCAGGTTACATCCATGCGCCACCCACCGGGCGTGATCGATCGGCTCGCGGCAGGGTTGCGCGACGGGCTCCGTCGCTCGGTTGCTTCCTCGCCCGAAGATCAGCGGGCGCTGGTGCCGTCGCTGGTGGTGGGCGACACCTCACGTATCTCGCGGGCGATGTCCGATGACTTCAAAGCGACGGGCCTCACCCACCTCTTGGCCGTGTCCGGCGCCAACTTGGCGCTCATGCTTGGTGTGATCTTGGCGCTCCTTCGAGGCATTGGTGTGCGTGGATGGTTGGTGCGTGCTGCTGCGGTGGCGGGCGTCGGCATGTTCGTCATTGTTTGTGGCCCGGAGCCGTCGGTGCAGCGCGCGGCGGTGATGGGGCTGGTGAGCTTGGCCGCGACGGGCGTCGGCACCGGACGACGCAGCATCCGTAGCATGTGTGTGGCCGTGGTGGTGCTCATGGCGCTCGACCCGTGGTTGTCCAGAGCCCCCGGATTCTGGCTATCGCTGGCTGCATGTCTGGGCATTGTGTTGCTCGGTCCGGTATTCGTGCAGTCGCTCGCCCGCTGGGCGCCACGCTGGCTTGCAGAGGCGCTCGCCATTCCGCTGGCGGCGCAGATCATGACGCAGCCCATCGTCACGTGGCTGAGTGACCGAGTCTCTCTCGTGGGCGTGCTTGCCAATGTGGTGGCTGGCCCTTTCGTCGGGCCGACCACGGCACTCGGTTTTGCCGCTGCGTGTACCTGCATGCTGCCGCCGCTCAGCACCCTTCTGGGCTGGGCGGCAGGGTGGAGTGCGCAGCCCATCATATGGATTGCAGAAGCCGGAGCGCGCCTACCGAACGCCACCATGGCCTGGCTTCCCGGCCCGGTGGGGCTGCTGATGGTGACGCTGGCGTGTGGGGCGCTGCCGGTGCTCGCTCAACCTGTGCTTCGCCGTTGGTGGGCGACGATGCTCGTCACTGCCCTGCTGTGTTCGAGCATGGTGTGGAAGCCAGCACAGCCGGGCTGGCCGGGCGACTGGCGGGTGGCGTTTTGTGATGTAGGGCAGGGCGATGCCACCGTCCTGCGCGCGAGCACCTCCACCGCCGTGCTGGTTGACGTCGGCCCAGAGCCGGCGCCGGTGCTGGATTGCCTGGATCGCCTGGGTGTGCAGCATGTTCCTGTGGTGGTGCTCACTCATTTTCATGCCGATCACGTGCGCGCGTTTCCCGCTATCGCACGACGCTTTCAGCCCTCCCTGGTGCTGACGAGCCCCATGCAGGAGCCCGCTTTCGAGGCCGAGCAGGTGCGCCGCACAGCAGGCGAAGCGGAGGTGCGTACCACCAGATCTGGTGACACATTCGCCATCGGCGATGTGCAGTGGACGACGATCTCCGCCTGGCAACCGCGTGGCGGCGGGGGCGGCGTCGGGCTGGGGGAGTCGTCGGAAGAGAACGATTCGTCGGTCGTGGGCGTCGCGCATGTGCAGGGGCTCTCGGTGATGCTGGCGGGCGACGCTGAGCCGGCCGGTCAGCGCGAGGCGCTGCGGCAGGCGCGTCGGCATGGCTTATCGCTGCAAGCGCAGGTGCTGAAGTTGCCCCACCACGGATCATCGAGGCAGGAGCCCGAGTTCTTCGCAGCCACCGGGGCGGTCGTCGCAGTCGCCAGCGCGGGAGCCGACAACTCCTACGGGCATCCTGCGGACTCAGCGTTACGGTTGGCTGGGCAGCACGGCATGGTGGTGGCCCGCACCGACGAGGAAGGCTCGTTGGCGCTCGGGCTGGGGGAGCGCATCCACATCCGAAGGGCCGGCAAATGA
- the holA gene encoding DNA polymerase III subunit delta: MNAFGSTILITGTASLLAERAVDERKRAALSVEPGADVNHITASELEDTMLSEVVGGSLFSSHIIAIIDDVGACPADVVDQLVEVAEHPGPDLCLILVHGGGNKGKGLIDKLKKAKIETIKVEAPKPWELWKFVVAEARTYRLRMTQEAAEALVAAVGSDLRAIVASVAQLAGDNDRDEIDVPLIRRYFAGRAEVSSFSVADAVLAGNATLALERLRWAVDTGTAAVLITSAMASNFRSMGKYLDAQNRRMNDGELARHLGVPFFKIKDLRNYARRWNSDGVSSAIERIAQADAEVKGAATDPDYALESMALDVLRCQYRGR, encoded by the coding sequence ATGAACGCATTCGGCAGCACGATACTCATCACGGGCACAGCATCGTTGCTAGCTGAACGCGCCGTCGATGAGCGCAAACGCGCGGCACTGAGCGTCGAGCCGGGGGCTGATGTGAATCACATCACGGCCTCCGAGTTGGAAGACACCATGCTCAGCGAGGTCGTCGGAGGGTCGCTGTTCTCCAGCCACATCATCGCCATCATCGACGACGTCGGCGCCTGCCCAGCAGACGTCGTCGACCAGCTGGTGGAGGTCGCGGAGCATCCAGGGCCTGATCTGTGCCTCATCCTCGTCCATGGCGGGGGCAATAAGGGCAAGGGGCTCATCGACAAGCTCAAGAAAGCGAAGATTGAGACCATCAAGGTCGAGGCGCCGAAGCCGTGGGAGCTGTGGAAGTTTGTGGTAGCGGAAGCGCGCACGTATCGGCTCCGCATGACGCAGGAGGCTGCCGAGGCTCTGGTTGCTGCGGTTGGCTCCGATCTGCGCGCCATCGTGGCGTCGGTCGCGCAGCTGGCCGGCGACAACGACCGCGACGAAATCGACGTTCCCCTCATTCGACGCTACTTCGCCGGGCGCGCTGAAGTATCGAGCTTTTCTGTAGCCGACGCAGTGCTCGCCGGCAACGCCACCCTAGCGCTTGAGCGCCTCAGATGGGCGGTCGACACGGGCACCGCGGCCGTGCTCATCACGTCGGCGATGGCGAGCAATTTCCGATCGATGGGGAAGTACCTCGACGCCCAAAACCGCCGCATGAATGATGGCGAGCTCGCCCGGCACCTCGGGGTGCCGTTCTTCAAGATCAAGGATCTGCGCAACTATGCTCGCCGATGGAACTCCGACGGGGTCAGCTCGGCCATCGAGCGCATCGCCCAGGCGGATGCAGAGGTGAAGGGCGCCGCGACGGACCCCGACTACGCCTTGGAATCGATGGCGCTCGACGTGCTGCGGTGCCAGTACCGCGGGCGCTGA
- the rpsT gene encoding 30S ribosomal protein S20 encodes MANIKSQMKRNKTNEVARQRNKAVKSKLRTHVREARAAIAEGDAEKAAELTAVANRALDKAVSKGVIHANQAANRKSALSSATAALQA; translated from the coding sequence GTGGCAAACATCAAGTCCCAGATGAAGCGCAACAAGACCAACGAAGTTGCGCGCCAGCGCAACAAGGCTGTGAAGTCGAAGCTGCGCACGCACGTACGTGAGGCCCGCGCCGCCATCGCCGAGGGCGATGCCGAGAAGGCAGCAGAACTCACCGCCGTCGCGAACCGCGCTCTGGACAAGGCCGTTTCCAAGGGCGTCATCCACGCCAACCAGGCCGCAAACCGCAAGTCGGCGCTCTCGTCGGCAACCGCTGCGTTGCAGGCCTGA
- the lepA gene encoding translation elongation factor 4, with protein MAIPGKTDPSIIRNFCIIAHIDHGKSTLADRMLQLTKVVDDRSMRAQYLDRMDIERERGITIKSQAVRMTWPVGDTVHVLNMIDTPGHVDFNYEVSRSLQACEGAILLVDAAQGIEAQTLANLYLALEAELTIIPVLNKIDLPGADPDKYAAELASIIGCDEDEVLRVSGKTGVGVPELLDAVVERIPAPVGDADGPARALIFDSVYDTFRGVVTYVRVVDGALRHRDRIQMMSTGAQHELLEVGVIAPDPSKQDAIGVGEVGYLITGVKDVRQSRVGDTVTVASAPASEDLGGYEPPVPMVYAGLYPIDGDDFTELREALEKLQLNDAALLYEPETSSALGFGFRIGFLGLLHMEIVRERLEREFNLDLISTAPSVVYRVVMEDHSEHIVTNPSEFPEGKVDEVYEPVVDATILAPAEFIGTILELCQTRRGVQKGLDYLSEDRVEIRYQLPLGEIVFDFFDALKSRTKGYASLDYEPAGEAPADLVKVDILLHGDPVDAFSAIVHRESAYSYGLQMASKLKELIPRQQFEVPIQAAIGSRVIARETIRAIRKDVLSKCYGGDISRKRKLLEKQKEGKKRMKMVGRVEVPQEAFVAALSTSEPTKKN; from the coding sequence ATGGCCATCCCAGGCAAGACCGATCCGTCGATCATCCGCAACTTCTGCATCATTGCACACATCGACCACGGAAAATCGACGCTCGCCGACCGCATGCTGCAACTCACCAAGGTGGTCGACGACCGCAGCATGCGTGCGCAATACCTCGACCGGATGGACATCGAGCGCGAACGCGGCATCACCATCAAGTCGCAGGCCGTTCGGATGACATGGCCGGTTGGCGACACCGTGCACGTGCTCAATATGATTGACACCCCTGGTCACGTCGACTTCAACTACGAGGTGTCCCGCTCCCTGCAGGCCTGCGAAGGCGCGATCCTGCTCGTCGACGCGGCGCAAGGCATCGAAGCGCAGACGCTGGCCAACCTCTACCTCGCACTCGAGGCCGAGCTCACCATCATCCCGGTGCTCAACAAGATTGATCTCCCCGGTGCCGACCCGGACAAGTACGCCGCCGAGCTGGCGTCGATCATCGGCTGCGACGAAGACGAGGTGTTGCGGGTCTCCGGCAAAACAGGAGTGGGCGTGCCCGAGCTGCTTGACGCCGTCGTCGAGCGAATCCCTGCGCCCGTGGGCGACGCCGACGGGCCAGCGCGCGCGCTCATCTTCGACTCGGTGTACGACACGTTCCGCGGTGTGGTCACCTACGTCCGCGTCGTCGACGGCGCGCTGCGTCACCGCGACCGCATCCAGATGATGTCCACCGGTGCCCAGCACGAACTGCTCGAGGTCGGCGTCATCGCACCTGACCCGTCCAAGCAGGACGCCATCGGCGTCGGCGAGGTGGGGTACCTCATCACGGGCGTGAAGGACGTTCGGCAGTCTCGCGTCGGTGACACGGTCACCGTCGCGTCTGCCCCCGCATCGGAAGATTTGGGTGGCTACGAGCCCCCCGTGCCCATGGTCTACGCCGGCCTCTACCCGATCGACGGCGACGACTTCACCGAGCTTCGCGAAGCGCTTGAAAAGCTCCAACTCAACGACGCCGCCCTGCTGTACGAACCCGAGACGTCGAGCGCGCTCGGCTTCGGTTTCCGCATCGGATTCCTCGGCCTGCTGCACATGGAGATCGTGCGCGAGCGGCTCGAGCGCGAGTTCAATCTCGACCTCATCTCGACGGCGCCGAGCGTGGTGTACCGCGTGGTGATGGAGGACCACTCCGAACACATCGTGACGAACCCGTCGGAGTTCCCTGAGGGCAAGGTTGACGAGGTGTACGAGCCCGTCGTCGACGCCACCATCCTCGCGCCCGCAGAGTTCATCGGTACCATCCTCGAGCTGTGCCAGACCAGGCGCGGCGTGCAAAAGGGTCTCGACTATCTGTCAGAAGATCGGGTGGAGATTCGCTACCAGCTGCCGCTCGGCGAAATCGTCTTCGACTTCTTCGACGCGCTGAAATCGCGAACGAAGGGATATGCATCGCTCGACTACGAACCTGCCGGCGAAGCACCGGCCGACCTGGTGAAAGTCGATATTTTGCTGCACGGCGACCCCGTTGACGCGTTCTCCGCCATCGTGCACCGCGAATCCGCCTACTCCTACGGACTCCAGATGGCGTCCAAACTCAAGGAGCTCATCCCGAGGCAGCAGTTTGAGGTGCCCATCCAGGCCGCCATCGGCTCGCGTGTGATCGCGCGTGAGACCATCCGCGCCATCCGCAAGGACGTGCTCTCGAAGTGCTACGGCGGCGACATCTCGCGAAAGCGCAAGCTGCTCGAGAAGCAGAAGGAAGGCAAGAAGCGCATGAAGATGGTGGGCCGGGTCGAGGTGCCGCAAGAGGCCTTCGTCGCGGCGCTGTCCACGTCGGAGCCGACAAAGAAGAACTAG
- a CDS encoding carbohydrate ABC transporter permease has protein sequence MKASRIARYALLIMLTLFFLLPFYVMFRNAFSTQKHIASPNWHWLPDQLDFTNLKSLLANDTIGIGSAMLNSAVTASLQTIITVLVSLMAGYALARWKHRLASFLLGLTVFTLMVPATMTFVPTFIMTAQFGWIDTYRGLVIPAAFSAFATYLFRQFFLDFPEELEDAAFVDGCTPWGVFWRIVVPNSKEIIAAVGTIVLLGAWNAFLWPSLVGRDNTRTVQVALSQFMTSQGVRLPELFMGSIIAILPMLVMFLFLQRYLVRGFTTSGLR, from the coding sequence ATGAAAGCGTCCAGGATCGCCCGGTATGCGCTGCTCATCATGCTGACGCTGTTTTTCCTGCTGCCGTTCTACGTGATGTTCCGCAACGCATTCTCGACGCAGAAGCACATCGCGTCGCCGAATTGGCATTGGCTCCCCGATCAGCTCGACTTCACGAACCTGAAGTCGCTGCTCGCCAACGACACGATCGGTATCGGGTCAGCCATGCTGAACTCGGCCGTCACCGCCAGCTTGCAGACCATCATCACGGTGCTCGTCAGCCTCATGGCCGGCTACGCGCTGGCGCGCTGGAAGCACAGGCTCGCCAGCTTCCTACTGGGGCTCACGGTATTCACGCTCATGGTTCCCGCGACGATGACCTTCGTGCCGACATTCATCATGACCGCCCAGTTCGGATGGATTGACACCTACCGTGGCCTGGTGATTCCGGCGGCTTTCTCAGCGTTTGCGACGTACCTGTTCCGCCAATTCTTCCTCGATTTCCCCGAGGAGCTGGAGGACGCCGCCTTCGTCGACGGATGCACACCATGGGGTGTGTTCTGGCGCATCGTGGTGCCGAACTCCAAGGAGATCATCGCCGCCGTCGGCACCATCGTGCTGCTCGGCGCCTGGAACGCGTTCCTCTGGCCCAGCCTGGTGGGCCGCGACAACACACGCACCGTGCAGGTGGCCCTGTCGCAGTTCATGACCAGCCAAGGCGTGCGGTTGCCCGAGCTGTTCATGGGCTCCATCATCGCGATTCTGCCCATGCTGGTGATGTTCCTGTTCCTCCAGCGTTACCTGGTGCGAGGCTTCACCACGTCGGGCCTGCGCTAG
- a CDS encoding carbohydrate ABC transporter permease, whose protein sequence is MWQRLRGYQGRNLWFLVFVAPFFLGLTVFVYVPVAWSAYLSFFEAKNTITPTKFVGLDNYTSLLGDELFINSLAVFVVFSLVIVPLTYVCSLGLALLLNDLKWGQAFFRSVFFIPSAVSYVVAAIIWRLVFFNNARFGMLNSLIRSWGGDSVNWLGGGNNLYWIALISVRLWLQVGFYMILIIAGLQRIPVDTYEAAAIDGASGWRVLRYITLPQLRATSVAVIMLLLINAFQAFDEFYNMLGTIGSYPPYGRPPLVHLYLISFGGGQQNLGLGGAGTMILAAIIVLFSLAQNWLMSREERKERRAAKKAKA, encoded by the coding sequence GTGTGGCAACGCCTGCGCGGATACCAGGGCCGCAACCTGTGGTTCCTGGTGTTCGTCGCACCGTTTTTCCTCGGGCTGACGGTCTTCGTCTACGTGCCCGTGGCGTGGAGCGCGTACCTGTCCTTCTTCGAGGCCAAGAACACGATCACGCCGACGAAGTTCGTCGGGCTGGACAACTACACCAGCTTGTTGGGCGACGAACTCTTCATCAACTCGCTGGCCGTGTTCGTCGTGTTCTCGCTCGTGATCGTGCCACTCACATACGTGTGTTCACTAGGGCTAGCGCTCCTGCTCAACGACCTCAAATGGGGCCAAGCGTTCTTCCGCTCGGTGTTCTTCATCCCGTCGGCGGTGAGTTACGTCGTCGCAGCCATCATCTGGCGGCTCGTGTTCTTCAACAACGCCCGCTTCGGCATGCTGAACTCGCTCATCCGCTCCTGGGGTGGCGACTCCGTCAACTGGCTCGGAGGCGGCAACAACCTCTACTGGATCGCGCTCATCAGCGTTCGACTGTGGCTGCAGGTGGGCTTCTACATGATCCTCATCATCGCCGGACTGCAGCGCATCCCGGTTGATACCTACGAGGCGGCGGCCATCGACGGAGCCTCCGGCTGGCGAGTGCTTCGCTACATCACACTCCCCCAGCTTCGCGCTACCAGCGTGGCTGTCATCATGTTGCTCCTCATCAACGCGTTCCAAGCGTTCGACGAGTTCTACAACATGCTGGGCACCATCGGCTCCTACCCGCCCTATGGGCGCCCGCCCCTGGTGCACCTGTACCTGATCTCGTTCGGCGGCGGGCAACAGAACCTCGGCTTGGGCGGCGCCGGCACCATGATCCTCGCCGCCATCATCGTGCTGTTCTCCCTGGCACAGAACTGGCTCATGAGCCGGGAGGAGCGCAAGGAGCGACGTGCAGCGAAGAAGGCGAAAGCATGA
- a CDS encoding ABC transporter substrate-binding protein: protein MINRRSLLASGGGLAALSVLAACGDNNPLEGSSGSAGSGGGSDVALKQWYHEYGEAGVKEAVEKYASEYTDAKVSVQWTPGDYMKILGAALLTDEAPDVFEFEQGGSLDMIRGGQLADLTELMAPVKDQFNKAVIDRFTFQDKIYAIPQTIDMQMLFYRKSVLEEKGIEPPKTFADLAAAAKAVNTKDMGGFFAGNDSGVGVLGTIFIWASGHDQLNADRTEAAFLTDEFYQALVDYRELVKSGAVLSGASNDWYGPEAFVNEECAFQWGGLWGLPQVQEAFGDDFGVLPFPAIGGKGRPAVPFGAFGACVNAKSKHVDAAKEFIKWLWVDQEDKQIDFSTAYGVHIPAKDALTSQTEQFKDGPGADAATFVSENGFANDIMWSGSLGEAYGAAVSKVIVDGADPKSAFSKFGDLAKKELAKLQG from the coding sequence ATGATTAATCGACGTTCACTCCTCGCATCCGGCGGCGGGCTCGCCGCCCTGTCTGTGCTCGCTGCGTGCGGCGACAACAACCCACTCGAAGGATCCTCCGGTTCAGCCGGCTCCGGCGGCGGCAGCGACGTCGCGCTCAAGCAGTGGTACCACGAGTACGGCGAAGCCGGCGTGAAAGAAGCCGTCGAGAAGTACGCCTCTGAGTACACCGACGCCAAGGTGAGCGTGCAGTGGACCCCGGGCGACTACATGAAGATCCTCGGCGCTGCCTTGCTGACCGACGAAGCCCCGGACGTGTTCGAGTTCGAGCAGGGTGGCTCGCTGGATATGATCCGCGGCGGGCAGCTCGCTGACCTCACCGAGCTCATGGCTCCGGTGAAAGACCAGTTCAACAAGGCTGTGATCGACCGCTTTACGTTCCAAGACAAGATCTACGCCATCCCGCAGACCATCGATATGCAGATGCTCTTCTACCGCAAGTCGGTGCTTGAAGAGAAGGGCATCGAACCACCGAAGACCTTCGCAGATCTCGCCGCGGCGGCCAAGGCTGTGAACACGAAGGACATGGGCGGCTTCTTCGCTGGCAACGATTCGGGCGTCGGCGTGCTCGGCACCATTTTCATTTGGGCGTCGGGCCACGATCAGCTGAACGCCGATCGCACGGAGGCCGCGTTCCTCACCGACGAGTTCTACCAGGCGCTCGTCGACTACCGCGAGCTCGTGAAGTCGGGTGCCGTGTTGTCGGGCGCGTCCAACGACTGGTACGGCCCCGAGGCGTTCGTGAACGAGGAGTGCGCCTTCCAGTGGGGCGGGCTCTGGGGCCTCCCCCAGGTGCAGGAAGCCTTCGGCGACGACTTCGGCGTGCTGCCATTCCCCGCGATTGGCGGGAAGGGCCGCCCGGCGGTGCCGTTCGGCGCGTTCGGCGCGTGCGTCAACGCGAAGAGCAAGCACGTCGATGCCGCTAAGGAATTCATCAAGTGGCTGTGGGTCGACCAGGAGGACAAGCAGATCGACTTCTCCACGGCGTATGGCGTGCACATCCCGGCGAAGGACGCGCTGACCTCGCAGACGGAGCAGTTCAAGGACGGTCCAGGCGCCGACGCCGCCACGTTCGTCAGCGAGAACGGCTTTGCCAACGACATCATGTGGTCCGGCTCGCTCGGTGAAGCGTACGGTGCGGCCGTGAGCAAGGTGATCGTGGACGGCGCCGACCCGAAGAGCGCGTTCTCCAAGTTCGGCGACCTGGCGAAGAAGGAACTCGCCAAGCTGCAAGGCTGA
- the hemW gene encoding radical SAM family heme chaperone HemW, translated as MASQLPDGEPAPRDGSLPPGTDVGAPLSFYVHVPFCMTRCGYCDFNTYTPAELGSMSPGAYLFAARAELDLARRVLGPQTVRTVFFGGGTPTMLPPGELVGLLDAIRERFPIADDAEITTEANPESVDPSYFQALRDGGFTRISLGYQSSVPHVLEVLDRRHSPGRGLDAARWASEAGFEHVSLDLIYGTPGESLDDWRRSLDAVADTPVDHVSAYSLIVEEGTRLALRVRKGELAMPDEDDLADKYMIADEFLAARGFHNYETSNWALPGGECRHNIAYWKGANWWGIGPGAHSHVGGVRFWNRKHPRAYADALAAGISPAQGREVLTAEDRRVERVLLELRLADGLPLSVLTPSERERVPSMAARGLVDVLDGQLIVRRRLLADGIIRDLLD; from the coding sequence GTGGCTTCCCAACTCCCCGACGGTGAGCCCGCGCCCCGCGACGGTTCACTCCCACCTGGCACCGACGTCGGCGCCCCGCTGTCGTTCTACGTCCACGTGCCGTTTTGTATGACGCGGTGTGGCTACTGCGACTTCAACACCTACACGCCGGCAGAGCTTGGATCGATGTCGCCTGGTGCCTATCTCTTTGCCGCGCGAGCCGAGTTGGACCTGGCCCGTCGCGTACTTGGGCCCCAGACCGTGCGCACGGTGTTTTTCGGCGGAGGCACCCCGACGATGCTGCCGCCGGGGGAGCTCGTCGGGCTGCTCGACGCGATTCGGGAGCGCTTCCCGATAGCCGACGACGCGGAGATCACTACGGAGGCGAACCCGGAGAGCGTCGACCCGAGCTACTTCCAGGCGCTGCGCGACGGTGGATTCACGCGCATCTCGTTGGGTTACCAGTCGTCGGTGCCGCACGTGCTGGAGGTGCTCGACCGCCGCCACAGTCCTGGCCGTGGCCTGGACGCTGCACGCTGGGCGTCGGAGGCCGGGTTCGAGCATGTCAGCCTCGATCTCATCTACGGCACGCCGGGGGAGTCGCTCGACGATTGGCGACGAAGCCTCGACGCGGTGGCCGACACCCCCGTCGACCACGTCAGCGCCTACTCGCTCATCGTCGAAGAGGGAACACGGCTTGCCTTGCGGGTGCGCAAGGGCGAGCTGGCTATGCCCGACGAGGACGATCTCGCCGACAAATACATGATTGCCGACGAGTTCCTGGCCGCACGCGGTTTCCACAACTATGAGACCAGCAACTGGGCGCTGCCCGGCGGCGAGTGCCGACACAACATCGCCTATTGGAAAGGCGCGAACTGGTGGGGGATTGGGCCGGGTGCGCACAGCCACGTCGGCGGCGTTCGGTTCTGGAACCGGAAACACCCGCGCGCCTACGCGGATGCCCTGGCTGCTGGCATCTCGCCGGCGCAAGGGCGCGAGGTGCTCACGGCGGAGGACCGCCGCGTCGAACGGGTGCTGCTGGAGCTTCGGCTGGCCGACGGGCTCCCACTCAGCGTGCTGACGCCGTCGGAACGTGAGCGCGTTCCTTCGATGGCAGCGCGAGGGCTGGTCGACGTCCTTGACGGGCAGCTCATCGTGCGACGGCGCCTGCTGGCTGACGGGATCATCCGCGACCTACTCGACTGA
- a CDS encoding GntR family transcriptional regulator, translating to MQFDNSSPIWLQLVDECSRRIVTGQWPAGSKLPGVRDLGVELGVNPNTIQRAMGELDRMGVTVPDRTKGRFVTDDTTVIDELRERVATGHADEFVRRAQGLGMQQTRALELLKQRWRQLEGEQS from the coding sequence ATGCAGTTCGACAATTCCTCGCCCATCTGGTTGCAGTTGGTGGACGAATGCTCGCGCAGAATCGTCACGGGCCAGTGGCCCGCGGGGAGCAAACTGCCAGGCGTTCGAGACCTCGGCGTCGAACTCGGGGTCAACCCCAACACCATCCAACGCGCTATGGGCGAGCTCGACCGCATGGGCGTCACGGTGCCGGATCGCACGAAAGGGCGGTTCGTCACCGACGACACCACTGTGATCGACGAGCTGCGCGAACGCGTGGCCACCGGGCATGCTGACGAGTTTGTGCGTCGCGCCCAAGGGCTCGGCATGCAGCAAACCAGGGCGTTGGAGTTACTGAAGCAACGATGGCGACAACTGGAAGGTGAGCAATCATGA
- a CDS encoding ABC transporter ATP-binding protein, which yields MKAIQVQSLTKKYGKFPALNNLSFSLDEGNVVGLLGENGCGKTTLLKVLAGLMVRYDGDVTVAGERPGPASKAKVSFLPDESFLADGSRIEFCAKQYADYFDDFNRAKFDDLLQFFRLDPGMKLSQLSKGMREKAQIALAMSRDAKVFLLDEPISGVDPAARDVILRAIVRNLERDSLVLISTHLIADIEPVLDRVIMMRYGQVLIEGAVDDLRVEYGKSMDQLFREVYQWSEQY from the coding sequence ATGAAAGCCATCCAAGTGCAATCACTCACGAAGAAATACGGCAAGTTCCCCGCACTCAACAACCTCTCATTCAGCCTCGACGAGGGCAACGTCGTCGGGCTCCTCGGAGAAAACGGCTGCGGCAAGACCACGCTGCTCAAAGTGCTCGCCGGCCTCATGGTTCGCTACGACGGAGACGTCACCGTCGCGGGTGAACGCCCCGGCCCGGCATCGAAGGCGAAAGTGAGCTTCCTCCCCGACGAGAGCTTCCTCGCAGATGGCAGCCGCATCGAATTCTGCGCCAAGCAGTACGCCGACTACTTCGACGACTTCAACCGCGCCAAGTTCGACGACCTGCTGCAGTTCTTCCGGCTTGACCCGGGCATGAAGCTCTCCCAGCTATCGAAAGGCATGCGGGAGAAAGCACAGATTGCGCTCGCCATGAGCCGTGACGCCAAGGTGTTTCTCCTCGACGAGCCCATCTCCGGCGTCGACCCGGCAGCCCGCGACGTGATCCTGCGCGCCATCGTGCGCAACCTCGAACGGGACTCGCTCGTACTCATCTCCACCCATCTCATCGCCGACATCGAACCCGTGCTCGACCGCGTCATCATGATGCGCTACGGACAGGTGCTCATCGAGGGCGCCGTCGACGATCTACGTGTTGAGTACGGCAAAAGCATGGACCAACTCTTTAGGGAGGTTTACCAATGGTCGGAACAGTACTGA